One genomic window of Opisthocomus hoazin isolate bOpiHoa1 chromosome 16, bOpiHoa1.hap1, whole genome shotgun sequence includes the following:
- the FHAD1 gene encoding forkhead-associated domain-containing protein 1 isoform X1 produces the protein MRAWLKSSEGCFQLKPHTTTIGRHEGSDVVLQSTGVAEHHAALAFAAWDNSFVLQDFNSPHGTFVNGCQVQNAAVKVSPGDILRFGVGGASFELVVDGAAPVKMSCPPVKRHTAWTGQLQLVAEPDPSSPAPPPRLPALPGLRPPTPRGSWAPGAAGHVPHPPPRKRPESARARSVATAISPDAFGRTSAVRPGSASILGDGANSVGGTPSPGTQDADPAPQEKGEKQKASGCLSASETEFKQKDAMIRDLQDEIAAMAKTLAQAAARNEVELTQKLLTFDRELAAKTEEIKALREQISHLQKGSSQVFSHSLYERDLEIGRLRKEGEKLKRDHALAAGLVTSLQREIAGKEHKIQQLKEDVEKTKKENREKDNQLAVVSAKCSRIREELKRELGEREVTACRNRIGELERELEELQGQVRKHRAEQESIRTQLAEKAKAEEELTAAGARQALQLQEMGRRERLLRADVRRAEEQLESLKTQVMRVCSPAAAGVAGKVATEQQVIEKVRQITEENRQSHEREKCLQEELSTRLSKEKEVSENLEAFQKSLRELQACLRSSCSSDSLRGQLGRLAAACLAPPVAAVSAAALDAAHVALSWLESVERLLAGAGMDPHASGKGLLAALGMLVENGRETAQRNEMLQGQLERSRESQAALLEENMKELEAKHEQDLQMKIKQIIMEKDKENTEMLASALTEEKNKCKQAVEEEQKKRQDLESHLRSMAEVVEQKSKEREVSDSKLREAVASLEEAATREMMLQQQVLMRDEQLKTVREETELQRQKLQAELAEYKEQVKQHSLTIVALESSLLEAQQQQKTLEAENAALVAQMEGFQRDARESTSGASPEVCPAAEWHGCLREELAAAQSMLLSKEAIITGLTKELAATRARMSDMRGELSEEQKVELEQNQSRVKRQERELSLLREKLSQLSSLVETKDRALKAAVEELSQAQAECRALKEASRGAAAEPERPPGTPVQAGEASAREPVLDLADIGARCRGHRHEETIQRQKAGLAELRERIKVLEKRQCPAVMKKGSEPQVVLMTDLAEKVVQESGLAREAAPVLGTKPKPGKVPGPVPTRGSHGAVGSAMADATDLGEEMYLEVVGALGSLVKVKELSGMQPLKHLPEEEREKAGLQRRKGLELLYEKIRNLWSRLERKEEMLKDYEANMEQLRVNQALLRRCQEEMSKLEDEAYREAEEKALLKEALERTRLQLGQEKRLLRAAKRQKPGAKTPFCSGKLKARERPAEALEAGSA, from the exons ATGTCCTGTCCCCCCGTGAAGCGTCACACAGCGTGGACCGGGCAGCTCCAGCTGGTCGCAGAGCCCGACCCTTCCTCGCCCGCGCCTcctccccggctccccgcgctgccggggctgcgTCCCCCCACCCCGCGGGGCAGCTGGGCTCCTGGAGCAGCCGGCCACGTGCCCCATCCGCCGCCGCGGAAGCGACCCGAGAGCGCCCGGGCGAGGAGCGTGGCCACCGCCATCTCACCGGATGCTTTTGGGAGGACCTCGGCAGTGAGGCCAG gcTCGGCCAGCATCTTGGGCGATGGTGCGAACAGCGTGGGGGGAACCCCTTCCCCAGGGACTCAGGACGCAGATCCGGCCCCGCAGGAGAAG GGTGAAAAGCAGAAGGCAAGTGGTTGCCTTTCTGCTTCGGAAACGGAATTCAAGCAGAAAGACGCCATGATACGAGACCTGCAGGATGAGATCGCAGCCATGGCCAAGACGCTGGCGCAGGCGGCAGCGAGGAACGAGGTGGAGCTGACCCAGAAGCTGCTCACCTTCGACcgagagctggcagccaaaacGGAGGAGATCAAAGCTTTGAGGGAACAG ATCAGCCACCTGCAGAAAGGCTCGAGCCAGGTTTTCAGCCATTCTCTCTACGAGAGAGACCTGGAGATCGGAAGGCTGCGGAAAGAAGGCGAGAAGTTGAAGCGGGACCACGCGTTGGCCGCAG GTCTGGTGACCAGCCTGCAAAGGGAGATTGCCGGGAAGGAGCACAAAATCCAGCAACTCAAGGAAGACGTGGAGAAAACGAAGAAGGAAAACCGAGAAAAGGACAATCAGCTAGCAGTCGTGTCTGCCAAG TGCTCTAGAATAAGAGAAGAACTGAAGCGTGAGCTTGGAGAGCGAGAAGTAACGGCGTGCCGAAAC CGCATCGGGGAGCTGGAACgcgagctggaggagctgcagggccaAGTCCGGAAGCATCGTGCCGAGCAGGAGAGCATCCGAACCCAGCTGGCTGAGAAAGCCAAG GCGGAGGAGGAGCTGACAGCGGCGGGCGCGCGGcaggctctgcagctgcaggagatGGGGCGCAGGGAGCGGCTGCTGCGAGCCGACGTGCGGCGGGCCGAGGAGCAG CTGGAGTCCCTCAAAACCCAAGTGATGCGAGTCTGTTCTCCAGCAGCCGCGGGAGTGGCGGGGAAGGTGGCGACGGAGCAGCAG GTGATAGAGAAGGTGAGGCAGATCACTGAAGAAAACCGACAAAGTCATGAGAGAGAGAAGTGTCTGCAGGAGGAATTAAGCACGAGGCTCTCCAAAGAAAAGGAGGTGTCAGAAAATCTCGAGGCGTTCCAGAAATCCCTGCGTGAGCTCCAG GCGTGCCTGCGGAGCTCCTGCAGCAGCGACAGCCTGCGAGGGCAGCTggggcggctggcggcggcgTGCCTGGCCCCCCCCGTCGCGGCCGTCAGCGCGGCGGCGCTGGATGCGGCCCACGTCGCCCTGTCCTGGCTGGAGAGCGTGGAGCGGCTCCTGGCCGGCGCCGGGATGGACCCGCATGCCTCTGGCAAAG GGCTGTTGGCTGCTCTCGGGATGCTGGTGGAGAATGGTCGGGAAACCGCACAGAGGAACGAGATGTTACAG GGCCAATTAGAGAGGAGCCGCGAGTCGCAGGCGGCTTTGCTGGAGGAGAACATGAAGGAGCTGGAAGCGAAACACGAGCAAGACTTACAGATGAAAATCAAGCAAATCATAATGGAGAAGGACAAGGAGAACACAGAG ATGTTGGCGAGCGCTCTCACCGAGGAGAAGAACAAGTGCAAGCAAGCTGTGGAGGAAGAACAGAAGAAGAGGCAAGACCTGGAGAGCCACCTGAGGAGCATGGCTGAG GTAGTGGAACAGAAGTCAAAGGAGCGGGAGGTTTCAGACAGCAAGCTGAGAGAAGCCGTGGCCAGCCTGGAGGAAGCCGCGACGCGAGAG ATGATGTTGCAGCAGCAGGTGCTCATGCGAGACGAGCAGCTCAAGACCGTTCGGGAGGAGACGGAGTTACAGAGGCAGAAACTGCAGGCAGAACTAGCAGAATACAAGGAGCAAGTCAAGCAGCATTCTCTGACGATTGTGGCTTTAGAGAGCAGCTTGCTGgaggcccagcagcagcagaagacactGGAGGCGGAAAATGCGGCGCTCGTGGCCCAAATGGAAG GGTTTCAGAGGGACGCCCGCGAGTCGACATCGGGAGCGTCACCCGAGGTGTGTCCCGCGGCGGAGTGGCACGGTTGCCTGAG GGAGGAGCTGGCCGCGGCGCAGAGCATGCTCCTGTCCAAGGAGGCCATCATCACTGGGCTAACCAAGGAGCTGGCGGCAACCAGAGCCAGGATGTCGGACATGAGAG GGGAGCTGAGCGAGGAGCAGAAGGTGGAACTGGAGCAGAACCAGAGCCGAGTGAAACGCCAAGAGCGGGAACTGAGCCTGCTCCGAGAGAAGCTTTCCCAGCTATCCAGCCTCGTGGAGACGAAGGATCGAGCCCTGAAAGCAGCGGTGGAAGAGTTAAG TCAAGCCCAAGCAGAATGTCGGGCGCTGAAGGAGGCCTCGCGAGGAGCGGCGGCAGAGCCGGAGCGTCCTCCTGGGACGCCAGTGCAGGCGGGGGAAGCCTCGGCGAGG GAGCCGGTGTTGGACTTGGCTGACATCGGTGCGAGATGCCGAGGCCACAGGCACGAGGAAACGATCCAGCGCCAAAAAGCAGGCTTGGCCGAGCTCCGGGAGAGAATAAAGGTGCTGGAGAAGAGGCAGTGCCCAG CTGTCATGAAGAAGGGTTCGGAGCCGCAGGTGGTCCTGATGACAGACTTAGCGGAGAAAGTGGTCCAGGAAAGCGGTCTCGCCAGGGAAGCTGCCCCAGTGTTGGGAACCAAACCGAAGCCCGGCAAG GTTCCCGGCCCTGTCCCTACCAGGGGCTCGCACGGGGCGGTGGGCTCGGCGATGGCTGATGCGACAGACCTCGGCGAGGAGATG tacctGGAGGTCGTTGGTGCGCTGGGCAGCCTGGTGAAGGTGAAGGAGCTGTCAGGAATGCAGCCTCTGAAGCACCTTCccgaggaggagagggaaaaagcGGGACTGCAGAGACGGAAGGGCTTAGAGCTGCTCTACGAGAAGATCAGGAACCTCTGGAGTCgcctggaaagaaaagaggagatgCTGAAAGATTACGAGGCCAATATGGAGCAGCTCAG GGTGAACCAAGCGTTGCTGCGAAGGTGCCAGGAGGAGATGTCCAAACTGGAGGACGAAGCCTACAGGgaggcagaagagaaggctctgctgAAGGAGGCTCTGGAGAGGACACGGCTCCAGCTGGGCCAGGAGAAGAGGCTGCTGCGAGCGGCCAAACGGCAAAAG CCTGGAGCCAAGACGCCTTTCTGCTCGGGGAAGCTGAAGGCCAGAGAGCGCCCAGCCGAAGCCTTGGAGGCAGGAAGCGCGTAG
- the FHAD1 gene encoding forkhead-associated domain-containing protein 1 isoform X2, whose product MRAWLKSSEGCFQLKPHTTTIGRHEGSDVVLQSTGVAEHHAALAFAAWDNSFVLQDFNSPHGTFVNGCQVQNAAVKVSPGDILRFGVGGASFELVVDGAAPVKMSCPPVKRHTAWTGQLQLVAEPDPSSPAPPPRLPALPGLRPPTPRGSWAPGAAGHVPHPPPRKRPESARARSVATAISPDAFGRTSAVRPGSASILGDGANSVGGTPSPGTQDADPAPQEKKDAMIRDLQDEIAAMAKTLAQAAARNEVELTQKLLTFDRELAAKTEEIKALREQISHLQKGSSQVFSHSLYERDLEIGRLRKEGEKLKRDHALAAGLVTSLQREIAGKEHKIQQLKEDVEKTKKENREKDNQLAVVSAKCSRIREELKRELGEREVTACRNRIGELERELEELQGQVRKHRAEQESIRTQLAEKAKAEEELTAAGARQALQLQEMGRRERLLRADVRRAEEQLESLKTQVMRVCSPAAAGVAGKVATEQQVIEKVRQITEENRQSHEREKCLQEELSTRLSKEKEVSENLEAFQKSLRELQACLRSSCSSDSLRGQLGRLAAACLAPPVAAVSAAALDAAHVALSWLESVERLLAGAGMDPHASGKGLLAALGMLVENGRETAQRNEMLQGQLERSRESQAALLEENMKELEAKHEQDLQMKIKQIIMEKDKENTEMLASALTEEKNKCKQAVEEEQKKRQDLESHLRSMAEVVEQKSKEREVSDSKLREAVASLEEAATREMMLQQQVLMRDEQLKTVREETELQRQKLQAELAEYKEQVKQHSLTIVALESSLLEAQQQQKTLEAENAALVAQMEGFQRDARESTSGASPEVCPAAEWHGCLREELAAAQSMLLSKEAIITGLTKELAATRARMSDMRGELSEEQKVELEQNQSRVKRQERELSLLREKLSQLSSLVETKDRALKAAVEELSQAQAECRALKEASRGAAAEPERPPGTPVQAGEASAREPVLDLADIGARCRGHRHEETIQRQKAGLAELRERIKVLEKRQCPAVMKKGSEPQVVLMTDLAEKVVQESGLAREAAPVLGTKPKPGKVPGPVPTRGSHGAVGSAMADATDLGEEMYLEVVGALGSLVKVKELSGMQPLKHLPEEEREKAGLQRRKGLELLYEKIRNLWSRLERKEEMLKDYEANMEQLRVNQALLRRCQEEMSKLEDEAYREAEEKALLKEALERTRLQLGQEKRLLRAAKRQKPGAKTPFCSGKLKARERPAEALEAGSA is encoded by the exons ATGTCCTGTCCCCCCGTGAAGCGTCACACAGCGTGGACCGGGCAGCTCCAGCTGGTCGCAGAGCCCGACCCTTCCTCGCCCGCGCCTcctccccggctccccgcgctgccggggctgcgTCCCCCCACCCCGCGGGGCAGCTGGGCTCCTGGAGCAGCCGGCCACGTGCCCCATCCGCCGCCGCGGAAGCGACCCGAGAGCGCCCGGGCGAGGAGCGTGGCCACCGCCATCTCACCGGATGCTTTTGGGAGGACCTCGGCAGTGAGGCCAG gcTCGGCCAGCATCTTGGGCGATGGTGCGAACAGCGTGGGGGGAACCCCTTCCCCAGGGACTCAGGACGCAGATCCGGCCCCGCAGGAGAAG AAAGACGCCATGATACGAGACCTGCAGGATGAGATCGCAGCCATGGCCAAGACGCTGGCGCAGGCGGCAGCGAGGAACGAGGTGGAGCTGACCCAGAAGCTGCTCACCTTCGACcgagagctggcagccaaaacGGAGGAGATCAAAGCTTTGAGGGAACAG ATCAGCCACCTGCAGAAAGGCTCGAGCCAGGTTTTCAGCCATTCTCTCTACGAGAGAGACCTGGAGATCGGAAGGCTGCGGAAAGAAGGCGAGAAGTTGAAGCGGGACCACGCGTTGGCCGCAG GTCTGGTGACCAGCCTGCAAAGGGAGATTGCCGGGAAGGAGCACAAAATCCAGCAACTCAAGGAAGACGTGGAGAAAACGAAGAAGGAAAACCGAGAAAAGGACAATCAGCTAGCAGTCGTGTCTGCCAAG TGCTCTAGAATAAGAGAAGAACTGAAGCGTGAGCTTGGAGAGCGAGAAGTAACGGCGTGCCGAAAC CGCATCGGGGAGCTGGAACgcgagctggaggagctgcagggccaAGTCCGGAAGCATCGTGCCGAGCAGGAGAGCATCCGAACCCAGCTGGCTGAGAAAGCCAAG GCGGAGGAGGAGCTGACAGCGGCGGGCGCGCGGcaggctctgcagctgcaggagatGGGGCGCAGGGAGCGGCTGCTGCGAGCCGACGTGCGGCGGGCCGAGGAGCAG CTGGAGTCCCTCAAAACCCAAGTGATGCGAGTCTGTTCTCCAGCAGCCGCGGGAGTGGCGGGGAAGGTGGCGACGGAGCAGCAG GTGATAGAGAAGGTGAGGCAGATCACTGAAGAAAACCGACAAAGTCATGAGAGAGAGAAGTGTCTGCAGGAGGAATTAAGCACGAGGCTCTCCAAAGAAAAGGAGGTGTCAGAAAATCTCGAGGCGTTCCAGAAATCCCTGCGTGAGCTCCAG GCGTGCCTGCGGAGCTCCTGCAGCAGCGACAGCCTGCGAGGGCAGCTggggcggctggcggcggcgTGCCTGGCCCCCCCCGTCGCGGCCGTCAGCGCGGCGGCGCTGGATGCGGCCCACGTCGCCCTGTCCTGGCTGGAGAGCGTGGAGCGGCTCCTGGCCGGCGCCGGGATGGACCCGCATGCCTCTGGCAAAG GGCTGTTGGCTGCTCTCGGGATGCTGGTGGAGAATGGTCGGGAAACCGCACAGAGGAACGAGATGTTACAG GGCCAATTAGAGAGGAGCCGCGAGTCGCAGGCGGCTTTGCTGGAGGAGAACATGAAGGAGCTGGAAGCGAAACACGAGCAAGACTTACAGATGAAAATCAAGCAAATCATAATGGAGAAGGACAAGGAGAACACAGAG ATGTTGGCGAGCGCTCTCACCGAGGAGAAGAACAAGTGCAAGCAAGCTGTGGAGGAAGAACAGAAGAAGAGGCAAGACCTGGAGAGCCACCTGAGGAGCATGGCTGAG GTAGTGGAACAGAAGTCAAAGGAGCGGGAGGTTTCAGACAGCAAGCTGAGAGAAGCCGTGGCCAGCCTGGAGGAAGCCGCGACGCGAGAG ATGATGTTGCAGCAGCAGGTGCTCATGCGAGACGAGCAGCTCAAGACCGTTCGGGAGGAGACGGAGTTACAGAGGCAGAAACTGCAGGCAGAACTAGCAGAATACAAGGAGCAAGTCAAGCAGCATTCTCTGACGATTGTGGCTTTAGAGAGCAGCTTGCTGgaggcccagcagcagcagaagacactGGAGGCGGAAAATGCGGCGCTCGTGGCCCAAATGGAAG GGTTTCAGAGGGACGCCCGCGAGTCGACATCGGGAGCGTCACCCGAGGTGTGTCCCGCGGCGGAGTGGCACGGTTGCCTGAG GGAGGAGCTGGCCGCGGCGCAGAGCATGCTCCTGTCCAAGGAGGCCATCATCACTGGGCTAACCAAGGAGCTGGCGGCAACCAGAGCCAGGATGTCGGACATGAGAG GGGAGCTGAGCGAGGAGCAGAAGGTGGAACTGGAGCAGAACCAGAGCCGAGTGAAACGCCAAGAGCGGGAACTGAGCCTGCTCCGAGAGAAGCTTTCCCAGCTATCCAGCCTCGTGGAGACGAAGGATCGAGCCCTGAAAGCAGCGGTGGAAGAGTTAAG TCAAGCCCAAGCAGAATGTCGGGCGCTGAAGGAGGCCTCGCGAGGAGCGGCGGCAGAGCCGGAGCGTCCTCCTGGGACGCCAGTGCAGGCGGGGGAAGCCTCGGCGAGG GAGCCGGTGTTGGACTTGGCTGACATCGGTGCGAGATGCCGAGGCCACAGGCACGAGGAAACGATCCAGCGCCAAAAAGCAGGCTTGGCCGAGCTCCGGGAGAGAATAAAGGTGCTGGAGAAGAGGCAGTGCCCAG CTGTCATGAAGAAGGGTTCGGAGCCGCAGGTGGTCCTGATGACAGACTTAGCGGAGAAAGTGGTCCAGGAAAGCGGTCTCGCCAGGGAAGCTGCCCCAGTGTTGGGAACCAAACCGAAGCCCGGCAAG GTTCCCGGCCCTGTCCCTACCAGGGGCTCGCACGGGGCGGTGGGCTCGGCGATGGCTGATGCGACAGACCTCGGCGAGGAGATG tacctGGAGGTCGTTGGTGCGCTGGGCAGCCTGGTGAAGGTGAAGGAGCTGTCAGGAATGCAGCCTCTGAAGCACCTTCccgaggaggagagggaaaaagcGGGACTGCAGAGACGGAAGGGCTTAGAGCTGCTCTACGAGAAGATCAGGAACCTCTGGAGTCgcctggaaagaaaagaggagatgCTGAAAGATTACGAGGCCAATATGGAGCAGCTCAG GGTGAACCAAGCGTTGCTGCGAAGGTGCCAGGAGGAGATGTCCAAACTGGAGGACGAAGCCTACAGGgaggcagaagagaaggctctgctgAAGGAGGCTCTGGAGAGGACACGGCTCCAGCTGGGCCAGGAGAAGAGGCTGCTGCGAGCGGCCAAACGGCAAAAG CCTGGAGCCAAGACGCCTTTCTGCTCGGGGAAGCTGAAGGCCAGAGAGCGCCCAGCCGAAGCCTTGGAGGCAGGAAGCGCGTAG
- the EFHD2 gene encoding EF-hand domain-containing protein D2 isoform X3, with product MERLFRQYDAGKDGFIDLMELKLMMEKLGAPQTHLGLKNMIKEVDEDLDSKLSFREFLLIFRKAAAGELQEDSGLHALARLSEIDVSTEGVKGAKSFFEAKVQAIHEASRFEEEIKAEQEEKKKQAEELKQRKAAFKELQSTFKQ from the exons ATGGAGCGACTCTTCCGACA GTACGATGCGGGGAAAGACGGCTTCATTGACCTGATGGAGCTGAAGCTGATGATGGAGAAGCTGGGGGCCCCTCAGACGCACCTGGGCCTGAAGAACATGATCAAGGAGGTGGACGAAGACCTGGACAGCAAGCTCAGCTTTCGGGAG TTCCTGCTGATTTTCCgcaaggcggcggcgggcgagctgcaggaggacagcGGGCTGCACGCCCTGGCCCGGCTCtccgagatcgacgtctccacgGAGGGGGTGAAAGGCGCCAAGAGCTTCTTTGAGGCCAAG GTGCAAGCCATCCACGAGGCCAGCCGCTTCGAGGAGGAGATCAAggcggagcaggaggagaagaagaagcagGCGGaggagctgaagcagaggaaggcgGCATTCAAGGAGCTGCAGTCCACCTTCAAGCAGTGA
- the EFHD2 gene encoding EF-hand domain-containing protein D2 isoform X1, translated as MAASQAPPRCPRRRPRDATIWLLGGQARLEGLWPCPGEMLPCGSFPGRGRGMPASRKIREEGSEEAPCSGGMAGRGRGGVVGLPNAVPAEGAWGLLPRPDSRADGDGGGQSGAGAGPALCRGPRQRGRAGRRCWRRGQSRPQRRRDEYDAGKDGFIDLMELKLMMEKLGAPQTHLGLKNMIKEVDEDLDSKLSFREFLLIFRKAAAGELQEDSGLHALARLSEIDVSTEGVKGAKSFFEAKVQAIHEASRFEEEIKAEQEEKKKQAEELKQRKAAFKELQSTFKQ; from the exons ATGGCGGCGAGCCaagccccgccgcgctgccctcgCCGCCGTCCTCGTGACGCGACGATCTGGCTGTTGGGGGGTCAAGCAAGGCTGGAAGGGTTGTGGCCCTGTCCGGGGGAGATGCTGCCCTGTGGGAGCTTCCCCGGGAGAGGCAGAGGGATGCCCGCATCCCGGAAAATCCGAGAGGAGGGGAGCGAGGAAGCGCCCTGCAGTGGCGGGATGGCTGGCAGGGGCCGAGGCGGCGTGGTCGGGCTACCAAACGCGGTCCCGGCAGAGGGGGCGTGGGGTCTGCTCCCCCGGCCCGACTCccgggctgatggcgacggcggCGGGCAGAGTGGAGCTGGTGCGGGGCCAGCCCTGTGTCGGGGCCCCCGGCAGCGTGGGAGAGCCGGAAGGCGATGCTGGCGACGCGGTCAGAGCAGACCGCAGCGGAGAAGGGACGA GTACGATGCGGGGAAAGACGGCTTCATTGACCTGATGGAGCTGAAGCTGATGATGGAGAAGCTGGGGGCCCCTCAGACGCACCTGGGCCTGAAGAACATGATCAAGGAGGTGGACGAAGACCTGGACAGCAAGCTCAGCTTTCGGGAG TTCCTGCTGATTTTCCgcaaggcggcggcgggcgagctgcaggaggacagcGGGCTGCACGCCCTGGCCCGGCTCtccgagatcgacgtctccacgGAGGGGGTGAAAGGCGCCAAGAGCTTCTTTGAGGCCAAG GTGCAAGCCATCCACGAGGCCAGCCGCTTCGAGGAGGAGATCAAggcggagcaggaggagaagaagaagcagGCGGaggagctgaagcagaggaaggcgGCATTCAAGGAGCTGCAGTCCACCTTCAAGCAGTGA
- the EFHD2 gene encoding EF-hand domain-containing protein D2 isoform X2 produces the protein MLATRSEQTAAEKGRVSDGPAAWYDAGKDGFIDLMELKLMMEKLGAPQTHLGLKNMIKEVDEDLDSKLSFREFLLIFRKAAAGELQEDSGLHALARLSEIDVSTEGVKGAKSFFEAKVQAIHEASRFEEEIKAEQEEKKKQAEELKQRKAAFKELQSTFKQ, from the exons ATGCTGGCGACGCGGTCAGAGCAGACCGCAGCGGAGAAGGGACGAGTGAGTGACGGACCTGCGGCGTG GTACGATGCGGGGAAAGACGGCTTCATTGACCTGATGGAGCTGAAGCTGATGATGGAGAAGCTGGGGGCCCCTCAGACGCACCTGGGCCTGAAGAACATGATCAAGGAGGTGGACGAAGACCTGGACAGCAAGCTCAGCTTTCGGGAG TTCCTGCTGATTTTCCgcaaggcggcggcgggcgagctgcaggaggacagcGGGCTGCACGCCCTGGCCCGGCTCtccgagatcgacgtctccacgGAGGGGGTGAAAGGCGCCAAGAGCTTCTTTGAGGCCAAG GTGCAAGCCATCCACGAGGCCAGCCGCTTCGAGGAGGAGATCAAggcggagcaggaggagaagaagaagcagGCGGaggagctgaagcagaggaaggcgGCATTCAAGGAGCTGCAGTCCACCTTCAAGCAGTGA
- the CTRC gene encoding chymotrypsin-C, translating to MLGALCLAVLLGYAYGCGQPAVAPVLGARVVGGEDARAHSWPWQISLQYISSNAWHHTCGGTLIAPQWVLTAAHCISSSLTYRVVLGKQDLSEDNEAGSVAVSVAKTIVHEKWNSLLIINDIALVKLATAVEESDTIQAACLPPSDLILENDYPCYITGWGRIRTNGPLADVLQQALLPVVDYDTCSKSSWWGSTVRTTMVCAGGDGVVSGCNGDSGGPLNCQRNGLWEVNGIVSFGSGLGCNTARKPTVFTRVSAYIDWINEKISAN from the exons ATGCTGGGAGCTCTGTGTCTCGCTGTGCTGCTGGGCTACG CCTACGGATGCGGTCAGCCGGCCGTGGCACCGGTGCTGGGCGCCCGGGTGGTGGGCGGTGAAGatgcccgggcccacagctggcCATGGCAG ATCTCGCTgcagtacatcagcagcaatgctTGGCACCACACCTGCGGCGGGACCCTCATTGCCCCCCAATGGGTGCTGACGGCCGCCCACTGCATCAG CTCTAGCCTGACGTACCGCGTGGTGCTGGGCAAGCAGGACCTGTCGGAGGACAACGAGGCGGGCTCGGTGGCTGTGAGCGTGGCGAAGACCATTGTGCACGAGAAGTGGAACTCCCTGCTGATCAT CAACGACATCGCCCTGGTCAAGCTGGCAACGGCGGTGGAGGAGAGCGACACCATCCAGGCCGCCTGCCTGCCGCCCTCCGACCTGATTCTGGAGAACGACTACCCCTGCTACATCACCGGCTGGGGAAGAATCCGGA CGAACGGGCCCTTGGCTGACGTCCTGCAGCAAGCGCTGCTGCCCGTGGTGGACTACGACACCTGCTCGAAGAGcagctggtggggcagcaccgtGCGCACCACCATGGTCTGCGCCGGCGGGGACGGCGTCGTCTCCGGCTGCAAC GGGGATTCGGGCGGCCCCCTGAACTGCCAGCGTAACGGGCTCTGGGAGGTGAACGGCATCGTCAGCTTCGGCTCCGGGCTGGGCTGCAACACGGCCAGGAAGCCGACCGTCTTCACCCGGGTGTCTGCCTACATCGACTGGATCAACGAG AAAATAAGCGCGAACTGA